In the Engystomops pustulosus chromosome 2, aEngPut4.maternal, whole genome shotgun sequence genome, one interval contains:
- the LOC140118595 gene encoding cell cycle control protein 50B-like, whose protein sequence is MRPPSRSFANKHEPLPSQRPDNTAFTQQRLPAWQPLLSASIVLPFFFLVGLSFIGIGIGLHYSSNSIQETEYDYTGTLPGEACYECAVSAAKFCNCNITFNITEFFQGPVFMYYELSNFYQNHYRYMISKDENQLSGYLNSLKNPANECAPYRVNSEQKPIAPCGAVANSMFNDNITLFYNENGTYVEVPLNGQGISWWTDYNIKFRNPIDGNLNLSEIFQGTAKPNDWLTEVYNLSDDPYNNGFINEDFIVWMRSAALPTFRKLYRRIESGNFTNGLPAGEYQLRIVYNYPVISFQGRKKIVFSTVSWMGGKNPFLGIAYLVFGSLCTVFAIIMLIVFLKYQGKIDDDI, encoded by the exons ATGAGGCCACCATCCAGGAGCTTTGCAAATAAACATGAACCTCTCCCTTCCCAGAGACCGGACAATACTGCATTCACTCAGCAGAGACTTCCAGCCTGGCAGCCTCTTCTCTCTGCCAGTATAGTTTTACCATTTTTCTTCCTTGTAGGATTATCCTTTATAGGCATTGGGATTGGCTTACACTACTCTTCAAATAGCATCCAAGAAACAGAA TATGATTACACAGGTACATTGCCAGGAGAAGCCTGTTATGAGTGTGCTGTCAgtgctgcaaaattctgcaactgCAATATAACCTTTAATATTACAGAATTCTTCCAG GGACCTGTTTTTATGTACTATGAATTATCAAACTTCTACCAGAACCACTATCGGTATATGATTTCTAAGGATGAAAACCAATTAAGTGGATACCTTAATAGTCTTAAG AATCCTGCCAATGAGTGTGCCCCATATAGAGTAAATTCTGAACAAAAGCCAATTGCTCCATGCGGTGCTGTTGCAAACAGCATGTTTAATG ataatattacactgttTTACAATGAAAATGGCACATACGTGGAAGTTCCATTAAATGGACAAGGAATATCCTGGTGGACCGATTACAACATTAAATTCCGGAACCCAATTGATGGAAATCTGAACTTATCTGAGATTTTTCAAG GAACGGCAAAGCCAAACGACTGGTTAACCGAAGTGTACAACCTATCAGATGACCCATATAATAATGGATTTATAAATGAGGACTTTATTGTGTGGATGAGAAGTGCAGCTTTACCCACATTTCGGAAACTATACCGCAGAATTGAGAGTGGAAATTTTACGAATGGTCTACCTGCTGGAGAATATCAGCTAAGAATTGTCTATA ATTATCCAGTTATAAGTTTTCAAGGAAGGAAAAAAATTGTTTTCAGCACTGTATCCTGGATGGGAGGAAAAAATCCATTTCTGGGAATTGCATATCTTGTTTTTGGTTCGTTATGTACTGTTTTTGCTATTATAATGCTCATTGTATTTCTAAAGTACCAGGGGAAAATAGATGATGATATTTAG
- the ZMPSTE24 gene encoding CAAX prenyl protease 1 homolog translates to MSLPELSVEGQIFYSVLLFSWIVYIWEAYLARRQRKVYEVTRHVPAELGNIMDPETFQKSRLYQLDKSTFSFWSGLYSETEGTLILVLGGIPFLWDVSERILERAGFGPDYEIVHSLVFLLLATLFSSFTGLPWSLYNTFVIEEKHGFNQQTLGFFFKDAIKKFLVTQCILLPVTSLLLYIIKIGGDYFFIFAWLFTLVVSLVLVTIYADYIAPLFDKFTPLPEGELKEAIETMSKSIDFPLTKVYVVEGSKRSSHSNAYFYGFFKNKRIVLFDTLLEGYSPLNKANTEETSENENEDLKAKAKNTNKKQGCNNQEVLAVLGHELGHWKLGHTVKNIVISQVNSFLCFFLFAALIGRKELFAAFGFYSTQPTLIGLMIIFQFIFSPYNEVLSFCLTVLSRRFEFQADAFARNLGKAKDLYSALIKLNKDNLGFPVSDWMFSMWHYSHPPLLERLQALKVEKQN, encoded by the exons ATGTCGCTGCCTGAGCTGTCGGTGGAGGGGCAGATCTTTTACTCGGTGCTGTTGTTCTCATGGATCGTCTACATATGGGAGGCTTACTTGGCCAGGAGACAG CGTAAGGTTTATGAAGTTACAAGACATGTTCCAGCTGAACTTGGTAATATTATGGATCCAGAAACTTTTCAGAAGTCTCGATTGTATCAGCTTGATAAAAGTACTTTCAGTTTCTGGTCTGGATTGTACTCTGAAACAGAAGGCACA CTCATCCTTGTTCTTGGAGGTATTCCTTTCCTCTGGGATGTATCTGAGCGCATCCTGGAACGTGCAGGCTTTGGTCCGGATTATGAG ATTGTCCATTCATTGGTATTCCTACTCCTCGCTACCCTTTTCAGCTCCTTCACTGGCCTCCCCTGGAGCTTATATAATACATTTGTGATTGAAGAAAAACATGGCTTTAACCAACAG ACCCTGGGATTTTTCTTCAAAGATGCAATAAAAAAGTTCTTGGTAACACAATGTATTCTGCTCCCTGTTACCTCTCTCCTGTTGTACATCATCAAGATTGGTGGAGATTACTTCTTCATCTTTGCATGGCTGTTCACCCTGGTGGTGTCTCTG GTGCTAGTGACAATATATGCAGATTACATTGCTCCATTATTTGATAAGTTTACACCACTTCCAGAAGGAGAATTAAAAGAAGCTATTGAAACAATGTCAAAAAGCATTGACTTTCCCCTGACAAAAGTTTATGTTGTTGAAG GTTCCAAACGTTCATCTCACAGCAATGCCTACTTTTATGGGTTCTTTAAAAACAAGCGTATTGTTTTGTTTGACACCCTGTTGGAAGGCTACTCTCCCCTAAATAAAGCTAACACCgaagaaacctcagaaaatgaaaaTGAGGACCTTAAAGCTAAAGCCAAA AACACAAATAAAAAGCAAGGTTGCAACAACCAAGAAGTTCTCGCTGTTTTAGGTCATGAGCTGGGCCATTGGAAACTGGGGCACACTGTAAAGAACATTGTCATTAGCCAG GTGAACTCTTTTCTCTGTTTCTTCTTGTTTGCTGCCCTTATTGGACGTAAGGAACTCTTTGCAGCTTTTGGATTTTATTCAACACAACCTACTCTAATTGGTCTGATGATTATATTTCAGTTTATCTTCTCACCATACAATGAG GTCCTGTCTTTCTGTCTTACTGTTCTTAGCCGGAGGTTTGAATTTCAGGCCGATGCCTTTGCTAGGAATCTTGGGAAAGCCAAAGACTTGTACTCGGCTCTGATTAAACTAAATAAGGATAACTTGGGATTTCCAGTATCAGACTGGATGTTTTCAATGTGGCATTATTCTCATCCACCCTTACTGGAAAGACTGCAAGCTTTAAAAGTTGAGAAGCAGAATTGA